In Mixta intestinalis, the following are encoded in one genomic region:
- a CDS encoding 23S rRNA (adenine(2030)-N(6))-methyltransferase RlmJ translates to MLSYRHSFHAGNHADVLKHTVQSLIITALKEKEKPFLYLDTHAGAGRYQLSGEHAERTGEYLEGIARVWQQSDLPEELAPYIRCVKALNHGPTLRYYPGSPLIARELLREEDKLELTELHPSDFPLLRSEFQKDSRARLARADGFQQLKAKLPPPSRRGLILIDPPYEMKSDYQAVVKGIQEGYRRFSTGVFALWYPVVLRQQIKRMVHDLEATGIRRILQIELAVRPDSDRFGMTASGMIVINPPWKLEQQMNNVLPWLHRVLVPAGTGHTSVSWIVPE, encoded by the coding sequence ATGCTTAGTTACCGTCACAGTTTTCACGCTGGCAACCACGCCGATGTGCTGAAGCACACCGTGCAGAGCCTGATCATTACCGCGCTGAAAGAGAAGGAGAAGCCTTTCCTTTATCTGGATACGCATGCTGGTGCAGGGCGTTATCAGCTTAGCGGCGAGCATGCGGAGCGCACCGGTGAGTATCTGGAAGGCATCGCCCGCGTCTGGCAGCAGAGCGATTTGCCGGAGGAGCTGGCACCCTATATTCGCTGTGTGAAAGCGCTTAATCATGGGCCGACGCTGCGTTATTACCCTGGTTCGCCGTTGATTGCTCGTGAGCTGTTGCGCGAGGAGGATAAGCTGGAGTTGACGGAGCTGCATCCCAGCGATTTTCCGCTGTTGCGCAGTGAGTTCCAGAAGGATAGTCGCGCCCGTTTAGCACGCGCCGATGGTTTTCAGCAGTTGAAGGCGAAGCTTCCACCGCCTTCACGTCGTGGTTTGATTTTGATCGATCCGCCTTATGAGATGAAGAGTGATTATCAGGCGGTGGTGAAAGGAATTCAGGAAGGCTATCGTCGTTTTAGTACCGGTGTGTTCGCGCTGTGGTATCCGGTGGTGTTGCGTCAGCAGATTAAGCGTATGGTGCACGATCTGGAAGCAACCGGTATTCGTCGTATTTTGCAAATTGAGTTGGCGGTGCGTCCGGACAGCGATCGTTTTGGTATGACCGCTTCGGGCATGATTGTGATTAATCCGCCGTGGAAGCTGGAGCAGCAGATGAATAATGTGTTGCCGTGGCTGCATCGCGTGCTGGTGCCTGCGGGTACCGGGCATACCAGCGTTAGCTGGATTGTTCCTGAGTAA
- a CDS encoding CPBP family intramembrane glutamic endopeptidase — protein MWYLLAAALLALLFFRPAMKPLLLATLALAYWQQVLSWPGLLLLAGLALTAQMRKHYAHHQRWMPVLEAILVAGAIALTLHVVPGFHNPPVIVNTQAGPLSAPMTFYYNLDKALVPFVLLACLPSLVVTPATPPRWRFAWPALIAAIPALLLLATLAGGLRFEPHFPAWLGAFVLANLFFVSLAEEALFRAWLQQRLGQWLGPIPALLIAALVFGLAHFAGGPLLIFFATLAGLLYGLAWLWSGRLWVATLVHFGFNLTHLLLFTWPVLQR, from the coding sequence ATGTGGTATTTACTGGCGGCGGCGTTACTGGCGCTGCTTTTTTTCCGTCCGGCAATGAAACCATTATTGCTGGCGACACTGGCGCTGGCGTACTGGCAACAGGTACTGTCATGGCCGGGTTTGCTGCTGCTGGCGGGGCTGGCGCTGACGGCGCAGATGCGTAAACACTACGCGCATCATCAGCGATGGATGCCGGTGCTGGAAGCGATACTGGTTGCGGGTGCGATAGCGCTGACGCTTCATGTCGTGCCGGGATTCCACAATCCGCCGGTAATTGTTAATACACAGGCTGGCCCGCTTAGCGCGCCGATGACCTTCTATTATAATCTGGATAAGGCACTGGTGCCTTTCGTGCTGTTGGCCTGTTTGCCGAGCCTGGTTGTTACGCCTGCCACGCCGCCACGCTGGCGTTTCGCCTGGCCTGCACTGATCGCCGCTATTCCGGCGCTGCTGCTGTTAGCAACCCTCGCGGGCGGATTGCGTTTTGAACCGCATTTTCCTGCCTGGCTGGGCGCTTTTGTGCTGGCTAATCTGTTTTTTGTTTCGCTGGCGGAAGAGGCGCTGTTTCGCGCCTGGTTACAGCAGCGTTTGGGGCAGTGGCTGGGCCCGATTCCCGCGTTGTTGATTGCCGCGCTAGTGTTTGGCCTGGCACACTTTGCCGGTGGCCCACTGCTGATTTTTTTCGCTACGCTGGCCGGGCTGTTGTATGGGCTGGCCTGGCTGTGGAGCGGCAGGTTATGGGTAGCGACGCTGGTGCATTTCGGCTTTAATCTGACCCATCTTCTGTTGTTTACCTGGCCTGTTCTGCAACGTTAG